Proteins found in one Terribacillus sp. DMT04 genomic segment:
- a CDS encoding STAS domain-containing protein has product MKILTKVMSKIATIEQLQQEIEQLKTKVAKYETIIKELAAPMIPSIVPNTMLVPLTGTFTVERFIHIQNTIVNSVVKTDTDTVVIDLTGINYLDIDATGYQELSTNIKNLTDALKLMGIDTIFVGFSAKLVQKLVLSNSGFQGFESYANFRLGLRSLLKKKGLEIKEREE; this is encoded by the coding sequence ATGAAAATTTTAACTAAGGTGATGAGTAAGATAGCTACTATAGAACAACTGCAGCAGGAGATAGAGCAGCTTAAGACAAAAGTGGCAAAGTACGAAACAATTATTAAAGAGCTAGCCGCACCTATGATACCCTCGATTGTTCCGAATACGATGCTGGTACCGCTGACTGGAACATTTACGGTGGAGCGGTTCATTCATATACAAAATACAATCGTTAACAGCGTTGTGAAGACGGATACAGACACGGTTGTGATTGATCTGACAGGCATCAATTATCTGGATATTGATGCAACTGGTTATCAGGAGCTAAGTACCAATATTAAGAACCTAACGGATGCGCTAAAGTTAATGGGAATAGATACGATTTTTGTCGGATTCTCAGCCAAATTAGTTCAGAAACTGGTACTGTCCAACTCCGGTTTCCAAGGTTTTGAGTCTTATGCGAACTTCCGGCTTGGATTAAGAAGTCTTTTGAAGAAAAAAGGCTTGGAGATAAAAGAGAGAGAGGAATAG
- a CDS encoding YbaN family protein: protein MIIIKKLKSILFFLLGTIALGFGIAGIVLPVLPGGPFLLIASFCYAKSSKRIEAWFQSTTFYKKYVLALKENRGMTLKEKIRINIIADAFILFSVFYIDILLVKIVLIVLGLIKHYYFIKKIKTITPEQAQEQAQELKNQA, encoded by the coding sequence GTGATTATCATAAAAAAGCTGAAGAGCATCCTGTTTTTCCTGTTGGGAACCATTGCTTTAGGCTTTGGTATAGCGGGAATCGTACTCCCCGTATTGCCAGGGGGACCATTTCTATTAATCGCTTCTTTCTGTTATGCGAAAAGTTCTAAACGAATCGAAGCTTGGTTTCAAAGCACCACTTTTTATAAAAAGTACGTGCTTGCTTTAAAAGAAAACAGAGGTATGACCTTAAAAGAAAAGATCCGTATCAATATTATTGCGGATGCGTTTATTTTGTTTTCGGTATTTTATATAGATATTTTACTAGTGAAGATTGTTTTAATCGTACTTGGTCTCATTAAGCATTATTATTTCATAAAGAAAATTAAAACAATCACCCCTGAACAAGCGCAAGAACAAGCACAAGAACTGAAAAACCAAGCATAG
- the wrbA gene encoding NAD(P)H:quinone oxidoreductase — MENVKVAVVYYSMGGTNYQMAKWAAEAAKEAGAEAKVLQVQELAPQSVIDGNPAWKAQVEATQDVPVASSADIEWADAIIFSVPTRFGNMPSQMKQFLDLQGGLWATGKTVNKVVSAMTSAQNPHGGQEATLLSLYTSMMHWGAIIATPGYTDPVLFAAGGNPYGTSVTVGQDGKMIEDVEAAVKHQAKRTVSVAEWVKKGNQ, encoded by the coding sequence ATGGAAAACGTAAAAGTAGCAGTCGTATATTACAGCATGGGCGGTACTAACTATCAGATGGCAAAATGGGCAGCAGAGGCAGCGAAAGAAGCAGGTGCAGAAGCAAAAGTACTACAAGTACAAGAACTAGCGCCGCAATCTGTAATTGATGGCAATCCAGCTTGGAAAGCACAAGTAGAAGCAACACAAGATGTACCTGTCGCTTCATCGGCTGATATTGAATGGGCAGATGCCATCATTTTCAGCGTGCCAACGCGCTTCGGTAACATGCCATCCCAAATGAAGCAATTCCTTGATCTGCAAGGCGGCCTATGGGCAACAGGCAAAACTGTAAACAAAGTAGTCAGCGCCATGACATCCGCTCAAAACCCGCACGGCGGACAAGAAGCAACGCTACTATCTCTCTACACATCCATGATGCATTGGGGTGCTATCATCGCAACACCAGGCTACACAGATCCAGTTTTATTCGCAGCCGGCGGTAACCCATACGGCACTAGTGTAACAGTAGGTCAGGACGGTAAAATGATCGAAGACGTAGAAGCTGCCGTGAAACACCAAGCAAAACGCACAGTTTCTGTTGCGGAATGGGTTAAAAAAGGGAATCAGTAA
- a CDS encoding DUF368 domain-containing protein, with translation MFQWRNIFKGMAMGVSDLIPGVSGGTIALLLGIYQQFIASINGIFSKRWKQSLLFLIPIGIGIVLALLLVSRLVEWLIEAYPQPTFIFFLGLIIGIIPTLLKEIDYKKSFTPVHYILLLLGAVLVASTAFVKDDNMAAVINHLSQSDYILLFFAGWLASSAMILPGISGSFVLLLLGVYPTVINAVSNLNFAVILTVGAGVLIGVLITSKLITILLAKFKAGTYAVMIGFIVGSIVIIYPGLPGNAMLIIVSIIAFIIGVISAYLLSGIDVKK, from the coding sequence TTGTTTCAATGGCGTAATATATTTAAAGGCATGGCAATGGGAGTCAGTGATCTTATTCCGGGCGTAAGCGGGGGAACCATTGCGTTATTGCTTGGGATTTATCAGCAGTTTATCGCATCTATTAACGGTATATTTTCAAAGCGGTGGAAGCAGAGCTTGCTGTTTTTAATCCCAATAGGAATTGGCATTGTGCTTGCGCTTTTGCTGGTGAGCCGTTTAGTAGAATGGCTGATTGAGGCGTATCCTCAGCCAACGTTCATTTTCTTCCTGGGGCTTATTATCGGGATTATCCCTACGTTGCTGAAGGAGATTGATTATAAGAAGTCCTTTACACCGGTCCATTATATCTTGCTTTTACTTGGAGCGGTTTTGGTTGCCAGTACTGCTTTTGTAAAAGATGATAACATGGCTGCAGTGATCAATCATCTTAGTCAAAGTGATTACATATTGTTATTTTTTGCTGGATGGCTGGCGAGTTCTGCCATGATTCTGCCTGGAATCAGTGGTTCGTTTGTGTTGCTGCTGTTGGGCGTTTATCCAACCGTGATCAATGCGGTTTCCAATCTTAATTTCGCGGTTATTCTAACAGTTGGAGCCGGTGTTTTAATTGGTGTGCTCATTACAAGTAAGCTGATTACCATCCTGCTAGCTAAGTTTAAAGCAGGGACTTATGCGGTTATGATTGGCTTTATTGTTGGATCTATCGTTATCATTTATCCAGGTTTGCCAGGCAATGCAATGTTAATCATTGTGAGCATCATTGCATTTATAATTGGTGTGATTAGTGCCTATCTATTAAGTGGAATAGACGTAAAGAAATAA
- a CDS encoding VOC family protein, with the protein MKQPSFSHSMPIFPCPNMQATAAYYEKLGFRAVAFLGGSEPHIWLYRDQIELMLTQSALKRIFPNRKQYGYGYDAYFITDQQAAMQQELVEKGVAIVQPLIVTEYGNKLFVFEDIDERWIAIGNKQ; encoded by the coding sequence ATGAAGCAGCCATCTTTTTCTCATTCAATGCCGATTTTTCCTTGTCCGAATATGCAGGCAACAGCTGCTTATTATGAGAAACTTGGTTTTCGTGCTGTAGCTTTTTTAGGAGGCTCGGAACCCCATATATGGCTCTATCGCGATCAAATTGAACTGATGCTGACACAGTCTGCTTTAAAACGGATTTTTCCGAATCGAAAGCAGTATGGGTATGGGTATGATGCTTATTTCATCACAGATCAACAAGCTGCGATGCAGCAGGAACTGGTTGAGAAGGGTGTTGCCATTGTACAGCCATTAATTGTGACGGAATACGGCAATAAACTGTTTGTCTTTGAGGATATCGATGAAAGATGGATTGCCATTGGAAACAAGCAATAA
- a CDS encoding sodium-dependent transporter, with the protein MSQEQWKSKLGFIFAAAGSAIGLGAIWKFPYIAGTGGGGAFFLIFLFFTVLLGAPLLLGEFVVGRRAQSDAVTAYKKFAPNSSWSLIGKLGIVTCFILLSFYSVVGGWIIIYLFEAIRGGLNGLSQDQYGALFGELIAKPWSTLLAQLVFMLMAIVVVAKGVQKGIEKASKIMIPALFILFLILVIRSVTLDQSIEGIEFLLVPDFTKLTSESILLALGQAFFTLSLGVSVMVTYASYLPKTQNLPFSAISIIVINILVALLAGLAIFPGVFSFGMEPDAGPVLIFAVLPAVFSQMQFGVIFFIIFLLLFLFAALTSAFSMLEIFVAATTKRDKTKRKKRAWTLGLLIFVLGIPSCLSYGVLSDVLVFDKTIFDLFDFTVSNVLMPLGALLISIFVPLKISKIALYEEISLGSKSGKMFFNVWYYLLKYVTPIAIIIVFLDVLGFLDKILGLFN; encoded by the coding sequence ATGTCCCAAGAACAATGGAAGTCTAAACTTGGTTTTATTTTTGCAGCAGCTGGGTCTGCTATTGGCTTAGGTGCTATTTGGAAGTTTCCATATATCGCCGGAACAGGAGGGGGCGGTGCTTTCTTTCTGATCTTTTTATTTTTTACAGTATTATTAGGAGCCCCGCTATTATTAGGGGAATTTGTTGTTGGCCGCAGAGCCCAAAGCGATGCTGTCACAGCTTATAAAAAGTTTGCCCCCAACTCTTCTTGGAGCTTAATCGGAAAGTTAGGAATTGTAACGTGTTTTATCCTGTTATCCTTTTATAGTGTAGTTGGCGGCTGGATTATTATCTATTTGTTTGAAGCAATACGTGGTGGATTAAACGGTCTATCTCAGGATCAGTATGGTGCTTTGTTTGGTGAATTGATCGCCAAACCTTGGTCGACGCTCCTAGCACAGCTTGTCTTCATGTTAATGGCGATTGTTGTTGTAGCGAAGGGTGTACAAAAGGGCATAGAAAAAGCTAGTAAGATTATGATACCTGCACTTTTTATCTTATTTCTTATATTAGTTATCCGCTCTGTCACTTTAGATCAATCCATTGAAGGAATTGAGTTTTTACTCGTTCCTGATTTCACAAAACTAACATCTGAATCCATTCTATTGGCACTTGGCCAGGCGTTTTTCACCTTATCATTAGGTGTATCGGTAATGGTAACGTACGCGTCTTACTTGCCGAAAACGCAGAACCTGCCGTTCTCAGCCATCTCTATTATTGTCATTAATATTTTGGTTGCGTTATTGGCTGGATTGGCTATTTTCCCTGGGGTATTTTCATTTGGAATGGAGCCAGACGCTGGACCTGTACTAATATTCGCGGTATTACCTGCTGTATTTAGTCAGATGCAGTTCGGTGTGATTTTCTTTATCATCTTTTTACTATTGTTCTTATTTGCAGCATTAACTTCCGCCTTTTCTATGCTGGAAATATTCGTGGCAGCTACTACAAAACGCGACAAAACAAAACGCAAAAAACGCGCTTGGACGCTTGGACTGCTAATCTTCGTACTCGGTATCCCATCTTGTCTGTCGTATGGTGTATTGTCAGATGTTTTGGTGTTCGACAAAACGATATTTGATCTGTTCGATTTTACAGTTAGTAATGTATTAATGCCTTTAGGTGCATTGCTGATTTCAATTTTTGTTCCGCTGAAAATATCAAAAATTGCACTGTATGAGGAGATTTCCCTCGGTTCTAAGAGTGGTAAAATGTTCTTCAATGTTTGGTATTATCTCCTGAAATACGTGACACCAATTGCAATTATTATTGTCTTTTTAGATGTATTAGGATTTCTAGATAAGATACTTGGCTTGTTTAATTAA
- a CDS encoding ring-cleaving dioxygenase, with protein MTKQTQGIHHITAIVGHPQENADFYAGVLGLRLVKKTVNFDDPGTYHLYFGDEKGKPGTIITFFPWPNAYQGKIGDGQVGVTSYAVPIGALTFWEHRLEKFDIAYTKTERFGETYLQFDDVHGLHIEIVEREAGELNTWTFGDVTADVAIKGFGGATLYSRRPGNTGELLENMGLEKVGEEGGYVRYRAVGEIGNIIDIKQTTSGRSSMGVGTVHHIAWRANDDQDQLSWSDYVTKLGYGVTPVQDRNYFNAIYFREHGEILFEIATDPPGFAIDEEQHAMGEKLMLPPQYEQNREKIENHVVPFKVRELD; from the coding sequence ATGACCAAACAAACGCAAGGTATTCACCATATTACAGCTATTGTCGGGCATCCGCAGGAGAACGCTGATTTTTATGCTGGTGTGTTAGGACTTCGTCTCGTTAAGAAAACGGTGAATTTCGATGATCCAGGTACTTACCATCTTTACTTTGGTGATGAAAAAGGAAAACCAGGCACAATCATTACGTTCTTTCCTTGGCCCAATGCTTATCAAGGCAAGATAGGTGACGGACAGGTTGGTGTCACTTCTTATGCAGTTCCAATTGGGGCTTTGACTTTCTGGGAACATCGTCTCGAAAAATTTGATATTGCTTATACGAAGACGGAACGATTTGGCGAAACATACTTGCAGTTTGATGATGTACACGGACTGCATATAGAGATTGTTGAAAGAGAAGCTGGCGAACTAAACACCTGGACATTTGGTGATGTGACTGCTGATGTTGCCATTAAAGGTTTTGGTGGCGCAACACTTTATTCCAGAAGACCAGGAAACACAGGAGAGCTCCTCGAAAACATGGGATTAGAGAAGGTTGGCGAGGAAGGCGGCTATGTTCGCTATCGTGCAGTTGGTGAGATTGGAAATATCATTGATATTAAACAGACAACAAGCGGTCGCAGCTCAATGGGGGTAGGCACCGTTCATCATATTGCATGGCGTGCAAACGATGATCAAGATCAGCTGAGCTGGAGTGATTATGTGACGAAGTTGGGGTATGGTGTGACACCGGTACAGGACCGAAACTACTTCAATGCTATTTATTTCCGTGAGCATGGGGAAATTTTATTTGAGATTGCAACAGATCCACCAGGTTTCGCGATTGATGAAGAGCAGCATGCAATGGGCGAGAAACTAATGCTGCCGCCGCAATATGAGCAGAACCGCGAGAAAATAGAAAATCATGTGGTGCCGTTTAAAGTGAGAGAACTAGATTAA